The DNA region ATCCTCAAAATTACCTTCAGCGACTTCTTGGCCGCTTCGAAGGCTTCGTATGCACTGCTGATATGAAATGTCTCTGCTATCAGCGGTGTAGGATCGACCAATCCTTTTTCAAGCAATGAAATTGCCTTATCAAATGGCCCGCATCGAGAGCCGATAAGTTCTATCTCTCTTACCACAATTCTCGT from Mesotoga infera includes:
- a CDS encoding alcohol dehydrogenase, with translation EATGNPGGLAQALSIVRPKGKIVLKSTYEGFPSVDMTRIVVREIELIGSRCGPFDKAISLLEKGLVDPTPLIAETFHISSAYEAFEAAKKSLKVILRME